A genomic stretch from Pontivivens ytuae includes:
- a CDS encoding CvpA family protein, with protein sequence MEQFNLVDGGVAAVVLISALLAYSRGLVREVLSIAGWIIAAIAAFFFAPTVEPIISELPVLRDIIGDSCQLAILSAFAAVFVVALVIVSLFSPLLSGSVQNSALGPVDSGLGLLFGVARGLLLVAVAFIILEQVPVGADIQTMVAEAASQGLLASIQDALVAALPTEMPPQITQSYEQLLGRCGE encoded by the coding sequence ATGGAGCAGTTCAACCTTGTGGACGGGGGCGTCGCGGCCGTCGTCCTGATCTCCGCCCTGCTCGCCTATTCGCGCGGGCTGGTGCGGGAGGTGCTCTCCATCGCCGGTTGGATCATCGCCGCGATCGCCGCGTTCTTCTTTGCGCCCACGGTGGAGCCGATCATTTCGGAGCTGCCGGTGCTGCGCGATATCATCGGCGACAGCTGCCAGCTCGCGATCCTGTCGGCCTTTGCCGCGGTCTTCGTGGTCGCGCTGGTGATCGTGTCGCTGTTCTCGCCGCTCCTGTCGGGCTCCGTGCAGAACTCGGCGCTGGGGCCGGTGGACAGCGGGCTGGGCTTGTTGTTCGGAGTGGCGCGTGGCCTGCTGCTAGTGGCGGTCGCGTTTATCATCCTGGAGCAGGTGCCGGTGGGCGCCGACATCCAGACCATGGTGGCCGAAGCGGCGAGCCAGGGGCTGCTGGCATCGATCCAGGACGCGCTGGTCGCGGCCCTGCCCACGGAGATGCCGCCGCAGATCACCCAGAGCTACGAGCAACTGCTGGGGCGTTGCGGGGAGTAA
- the radA gene encoding DNA repair protein RadA — MAKNTTSYICTSCGTVHKKWAGRCENCGEWNTITEDAGTGSAAPKALGKSRGRTVELTDLSAEEAPLPRQLSGLDELDRVLGGGLVPASATLVGGDPGIGKSTLLLQAAGAYARSGAGVVYVSGEEAAAQVRMRGQRLGLADAPVKLAAETNLRDILTTLEAERPRLAIIDSIQTMWADHVDSAPGSVSQVRAAAHELVSFAKRRGVSVMLVGHVTKEGQIAGPRVVEHMVDTVLYFEGERGHPFRILRAVKNRFGPADEIGVFEMTGAGLAEVANPSALFLSERGQASGSVVFAGIEGTRPVLCEIQALVAPSPLATPRRTVVGWDSGRLAMILAVLEARAGIGFGGMDVYLNVAGGLRVGEPAADLAVATALVSARQDHALPEGTVVFGEISLSGALRPVPQAEARLREAAKLGFNRALMPGGTRRTGPDPIAVDTLDDLPGFVESVFGGID, encoded by the coding sequence ATGGCGAAGAACACGACCTCCTATATCTGCACCTCTTGTGGGACAGTTCACAAGAAATGGGCCGGGCGCTGCGAGAATTGCGGCGAGTGGAACACGATTACCGAGGATGCGGGCACCGGCTCGGCCGCGCCCAAGGCGCTGGGCAAGAGCCGCGGGCGCACGGTGGAGCTGACCGATCTGAGTGCCGAAGAGGCGCCGCTGCCGCGCCAGCTCTCGGGGCTCGACGAGCTCGACCGGGTGCTAGGTGGCGGGCTCGTCCCGGCCTCGGCCACCTTGGTCGGCGGCGATCCGGGGATCGGGAAATCGACGCTGCTGTTGCAGGCTGCGGGCGCCTATGCGCGGTCCGGTGCGGGCGTGGTCTATGTCTCGGGCGAAGAGGCGGCCGCACAGGTCCGGATGCGCGGCCAGCGTCTCGGCCTCGCGGATGCGCCGGTGAAGCTCGCGGCCGAGACCAACCTGCGCGACATCCTCACGACGCTGGAGGCCGAGCGGCCGCGCCTCGCCATCATCGACTCGATCCAGACCATGTGGGCCGATCACGTGGACTCGGCCCCCGGCTCGGTCAGCCAGGTGCGGGCGGCCGCCCATGAGCTCGTCAGTTTCGCCAAGCGGCGCGGGGTGAGCGTGATGCTCGTGGGTCATGTCACCAAGGAGGGACAGATCGCGGGACCGCGTGTCGTGGAGCACATGGTCGACACCGTGCTCTATTTCGAGGGCGAGCGCGGGCACCCGTTCCGCATCCTGCGCGCGGTGAAGAACCGCTTCGGTCCCGCCGACGAGATCGGGGTGTTCGAGATGACCGGCGCGGGCCTCGCCGAGGTCGCGAACCCCTCCGCCCTGTTCCTGAGCGAGCGCGGGCAGGCCTCGGGCTCCGTCGTCTTCGCCGGGATCGAGGGGACGCGGCCGGTGCTCTGCGAGATCCAGGCGCTGGTGGCCCCCTCGCCGCTGGCCACGCCGCGGCGCACGGTGGTGGGCTGGGACAGCGGGCGGCTCGCCATGATCCTCGCGGTGCTGGAGGCGCGGGCCGGGATCGGGTTCGGGGGCATGGATGTCTATCTCAACGTGGCCGGCGGCCTGCGGGTCGGCGAGCCCGCGGCGGACCTTGCCGTGGCGACCGCACTGGTGAGCGCCCGGCAGGACCACGCCTTGCCCGAAGGCACCGTCGTCTTCGGCGAGATCAGCCTCTCCGGCGCGCTCCGCCCCGTGCCGCAGGCCGAGGCGCGGCTGCGGGAGGCGGCGAAGCTCGGGTTCAACCGGGCGTTGATGCCGGGTGGCACACGGCGCACAGGTCCCGACCCGATCGCCGTGGACACCCTTGACGATCTGCCGGGCTTCGTGGAAAGCGTTTTCGGGGGCATCGACTGA
- a CDS encoding paraquat-inducible protein A, protein MTRDALINAALLLLYPVAWAAPLMEARVMWIFGGEGVSILSGVVKLWSSDAALSVLVALLAIVFPYAKVVATQALLMGRLPEGWGRALPFIARLSFADIFLVALYVVVAKGMTGASVEPRWGLWLFTACVGASLWLSWRKP, encoded by the coding sequence ATGACCCGCGACGCCCTCATCAACGCCGCCCTGCTGCTTCTCTACCCCGTCGCGTGGGCCGCACCGCTGATGGAGGCGCGGGTGATGTGGATCTTCGGCGGCGAGGGCGTCTCGATCCTGTCGGGCGTCGTCAAGCTGTGGTCGAGCGACGCCGCGCTGTCGGTGCTCGTCGCCCTTCTCGCCATCGTCTTTCCCTATGCCAAGGTCGTCGCCACGCAAGCGCTGCTGATGGGCCGGCTGCCCGAAGGCTGGGGCCGCGCCCTGCCCTTCATCGCGCGGCTCTCCTTCGCGGACATCTTCCTCGTCGCGCTCTACGTGGTCGTAGCGAAGGGCATGACGGGGGCGAGCGTCGAGCCGCGCTGGGGCCTCTGGCTCTTCACCGCCTGCGTGGGCGCGTCGCTGTGGCTGAGCTGGAGGAAGCCGTGA
- a CDS encoding ABC transporter ATP-binding protein — translation MSTRIEIEGLRKSFGRKHVLREIDLIAPRGQNTVIIGGSGTGKSVLLKCILGLVRPDGGTVRLNGEAVEDAEDRDAFLARFGMLFQGGALFDSLPVWENVAFRARRGGMKWQDARDLAVEKLRRVGLQAEVADQLPAELSGGMQKRVSLARAIAADPEIIFFDEPTTGLDPIMSGVINDLIREITAEMGATGMTITHDMTSVRAIADRVAMLHDGRIRWCGTVAEMDGCADPYVHQFVGGLAEGPIETVR, via the coding sequence ATGAGTACGCGGATCGAGATCGAGGGGCTGCGCAAGAGTTTCGGGCGCAAGCACGTGTTGCGGGAGATCGACCTGATCGCCCCGCGCGGCCAGAACACCGTCATCATCGGCGGATCGGGCACCGGCAAGTCGGTGCTGCTGAAATGCATCCTGGGCCTCGTGCGCCCCGACGGCGGCACGGTGCGGCTGAACGGCGAGGCGGTGGAGGACGCGGAGGACCGTGACGCCTTCCTCGCCCGGTTCGGGATGCTGTTCCAGGGCGGCGCACTCTTCGACAGCCTGCCGGTGTGGGAGAACGTGGCCTTCCGCGCACGCCGCGGCGGGATGAAGTGGCAGGACGCGCGCGATCTCGCGGTGGAAAAGCTTCGCCGCGTGGGCCTGCAGGCGGAGGTCGCGGACCAGCTTCCGGCGGAGCTGTCGGGCGGGATGCAGAAGCGGGTGAGCCTCGCCCGCGCGATCGCCGCGGATCCGGAGATCATCTTCTTCGACGAGCCGACGACGGGCCTCGACCCGATCATGTCGGGCGTCATCAACGACCTGATCCGCGAGATCACGGCCGAGATGGGTGCCACCGGCATGACGATCACCCACGACATGACCAGCGTGCGCGCCATCGCCGACCGGGTCGCGATGCTGCACGATGGTCGCATCCGCTGGTGCGGCACGGTGGCGGAGATGGACGGCTGCGCCGACCCTTACGTGCACCAGTTCGTCGGCGGCCTCGCCGAGGGCCCGATCGAGACGGTGCGCTGA
- a CDS encoding MlaE family ABC transporter permease — MPVLISLQNFVAGIGAGVIGLCTATGALVLFTLNAVSHVLRPPFYPKEIGRQFMRIGYYSLPVVGLTTLFTGGALALQIFAGGSRFNAESVVPSIVAIGMVRELGPVLAGLMVAGRVSASIAAEIGTMRVTEQIDALETLSTNPVKYLVVPRLIAATIALPLLTFVGDIIGIMGGWAVGVGRLDFNPATYINTTADFLTVGDVVSGLAKAAVFGFIVALMGCYQGYNSGRGAQGVGRATTNAVVSASVLIFAANYLLTELFFST, encoded by the coding sequence ATGCCGGTCCTCATCAGTCTGCAGAATTTCGTCGCCGGGATCGGAGCCGGGGTGATCGGCCTGTGCACCGCCACCGGCGCGCTGGTGCTGTTCACGCTGAATGCGGTGAGCCACGTGCTGCGCCCACCCTTCTATCCCAAGGAGATCGGGCGGCAGTTCATGCGCATCGGCTACTACTCGCTGCCGGTGGTGGGCCTCACGACGCTGTTTACCGGGGGCGCGCTGGCGCTGCAGATCTTCGCCGGGGGCTCGCGCTTCAACGCCGAAAGCGTGGTGCCCTCGATCGTGGCCATCGGCATGGTGCGCGAGCTGGGTCCGGTGCTCGCGGGGCTGATGGTAGCGGGCCGCGTCTCGGCCTCGATCGCGGCGGAGATCGGGACCATGCGCGTGACCGAGCAGATCGACGCGCTGGAGACGCTCTCGACCAATCCCGTGAAGTATCTCGTGGTCCCGCGCCTGATCGCGGCGACCATCGCGCTGCCGCTGCTGACCTTCGTGGGCGACATCATCGGCATCATGGGCGGCTGGGCGGTCGGTGTCGGACGTCTCGATTTCAATCCGGCGACCTATATCAATACTACGGCCGATTTCCTGACCGTGGGCGACGTGGTTTCGGGCCTCGCCAAGGCGGCGGTCTTCGGCTTCATCGTGGCGCTGATGGGCTGCTATCAGGGCTACAATTCGGGCCGCGGCGCGCAGGGCGTGGGCCGGGCGACGACCAATGCGGTGGTCTCGGCCTCCGTCCTGATCTTCGCCGCGAACTACCTGCTGACGGAGTTGTTCTTCTCCACATGA
- the alr gene encoding alanine racemase: MQAELTIDLGAIRANWRALHRGAETGAVVKADAYGLGLAPVARALAEDGARSFFVAQVEEGVALREVLGPGPEIYVFSGLMAAGDAGFYRDNDLIPCLNSIEQVSDFASHLAEHTFALQLDTGMNRLGLEAADLAHLPTLGEPRLILSHLACADTPEHPQNATQLAAFHEMAPAGRRSLAATGGTLMGANYAFDLTRPGIGLYGGLPFAAAQPVVKLSLPVIQVRDVAVGESVGYGADWIAQRPSRIATLSAGYADGLFRALGAGLTLWSGDTPCPAVGRLSMDLITVDVTDLADAPATLDLLGPHQGIDAVAAAAGTIGYEVLTALGARYARRYVG, encoded by the coding sequence ATGCAGGCGGAGCTGACAATCGATCTGGGCGCGATCCGCGCGAACTGGCGGGCGCTCCACCGGGGTGCCGAGACCGGCGCGGTGGTGAAGGCCGATGCCTACGGGCTGGGCCTCGCGCCGGTCGCCCGGGCGCTGGCCGAGGACGGCGCGCGCAGCTTCTTCGTCGCACAGGTCGAGGAAGGGGTGGCGCTGCGCGAGGTGCTGGGGCCCGGGCCGGAGATCTACGTGTTTTCGGGGCTGATGGCGGCCGGGGATGCGGGGTTTTATCGCGATAATGACTTGATACCGTGTCTGAATTCGATCGAGCAGGTATCTGATTTTGCTTCGCATCTGGCGGAGCACACTTTCGCTCTCCAGCTCGATACCGGCATGAACCGGCTGGGGCTGGAGGCGGCGGATCTCGCCCATCTGCCAACGCTCGGGGAGCCGCGTCTGATCCTGTCCCACCTCGCCTGTGCCGACACGCCGGAGCATCCGCAGAACGCCACTCAGCTCGCCGCCTTTCACGAGATGGCGCCGGCAGGACGGCGTTCGCTCGCCGCGACCGGAGGCACGCTGATGGGGGCGAATTATGCCTTCGACCTCACGCGGCCGGGCATCGGGCTCTATGGCGGGCTGCCCTTCGCCGCGGCGCAACCGGTGGTTAAGCTTTCGCTGCCGGTCATTCAGGTCCGGGACGTGGCCGTCGGCGAGAGCGTGGGCTACGGCGCGGACTGGATCGCGCAGCGGCCGAGCCGGATCGCGACGCTGTCCGCGGGTTATGCCGACGGGCTCTTCCGCGCGCTGGGGGCCGGGCTGACGCTGTGGTCCGGGGACACGCCCTGCCCCGCGGTCGGGCGTCTCTCCATGGACCTGATCACGGTGGACGTGACCGACCTCGCCGACGCACCCGCGACGCTCGACCTCCTGGGGCCACATCAGGGCATCGACGCGGTGGCCGCGGCAGCCGGGACCATCGGCTACGAAGTGCTGACGGCCCTTGGCGCGCGCTATGCGCGTCGATATGTCGGTTGA
- a CDS encoding replicative DNA helicase has protein sequence MADGGYAPGSGAAEEEQPLPHNIEAEQALLGALLVNNEVYDKVAAIVEPAHFYDPVHRRIYETAARRIQKNALASPVTLKAFLAEDAGLAELGGPAYLARLAGAAISIFAARDYAQMIYDLAIRRNLIEIGEEISGKAKSVTVESEPKDQIVEAEAKLYQLAEQGRVEGGFQSFLAALTTAVNVANSAYQREGRLAGISTGLRDLDDKLGGLHKSDLLILAGRPSMGKTALSTNIAFNIAKAHKTGMRTDGTEGTVDGGVVGFFSLEMSSDQLAARILAEQAEVDSHKIRDGSLDPDEFRRFIEAAKTLERIPLFIDDTPALPISTVAARARRLKRQHGLDVLFVDYLQLLKGTGSRAAESRVNEVSEITQGLKAIAKELEIPVIALSQLSRQVENRDDKRPQLSDLRESGSIEQDADAVMFVYREEYYREREQPSETDLEATRKWQELMEQVSGKAEVIIGKQRHGPIGSVPLAFEGRFTRFSDLVQSWQAGAAY, from the coding sequence ATGGCTGATGGTGGATACGCTCCCGGCAGTGGAGCGGCGGAGGAGGAGCAGCCGCTCCCCCACAATATCGAGGCGGAACAGGCGCTCTTAGGCGCGCTCCTCGTCAACAACGAAGTCTACGACAAGGTCGCGGCAATCGTGGAGCCCGCGCATTTCTACGACCCGGTGCACCGGCGAATCTACGAGACCGCGGCGCGGCGCATCCAGAAGAACGCGCTCGCCTCGCCGGTGACGCTGAAGGCGTTCCTGGCCGAGGATGCCGGTCTGGCGGAGCTCGGCGGACCTGCATATCTCGCGCGGCTCGCGGGTGCTGCGATCTCGATCTTCGCGGCGCGCGACTACGCGCAGATGATCTATGACCTCGCGATCCGGCGGAACCTGATCGAGATCGGGGAGGAGATCTCGGGCAAGGCGAAGTCGGTCACGGTCGAAAGCGAGCCCAAGGACCAGATCGTCGAGGCGGAGGCGAAGCTCTACCAGCTCGCCGAACAGGGGCGTGTGGAGGGCGGCTTCCAGTCGTTCCTCGCGGCCCTGACCACGGCGGTGAACGTCGCGAACTCCGCCTATCAGCGGGAGGGGCGGCTTGCCGGGATCTCCACGGGCCTGCGCGACCTCGACGACAAGCTCGGCGGGCTGCACAAGTCGGACCTTTTGATCCTTGCCGGGCGGCCGTCGATGGGGAAAACGGCGCTGTCCACCAACATCGCCTTCAACATCGCGAAGGCGCACAAGACGGGGATGCGCACGGACGGGACCGAAGGCACGGTGGATGGCGGCGTCGTGGGGTTCTTCTCGCTGGAGATGAGCTCCGACCAGCTCGCCGCGCGGATCCTTGCGGAGCAGGCGGAGGTGGACAGCCACAAGATCCGCGACGGCTCGCTCGATCCGGACGAGTTCCGGCGCTTCATCGAGGCGGCGAAGACGCTGGAGCGCATTCCGCTCTTCATCGACGATACGCCCGCCCTGCCGATCTCGACCGTGGCGGCGCGCGCGCGACGACTGAAGCGGCAGCACGGGCTCGACGTGCTCTTCGTCGACTACCTCCAGCTTCTGAAAGGGACCGGCAGCCGCGCGGCAGAGAGCCGGGTGAACGAGGTCTCCGAGATCACGCAAGGGCTGAAGGCGATCGCGAAGGAGCTGGAGATCCCGGTGATCGCGCTGTCGCAGCTCTCGCGTCAGGTGGAGAATCGCGACGACAAGCGGCCGCAGCTCTCGGACCTTCGAGAATCGGGCTCGATCGAGCAGGACGCGGACGCCGTGATGTTCGTCTACCGCGAGGAATACTATCGCGAGCGCGAGCAGCCGTCGGAGACCGACCTGGAGGCGACCCGCAAATGGCAGGAGCTGATGGAGCAGGTCTCCGGCAAGGCGGAGGTCATCATCGGCAAGCAGCGGCACGGCCCCATCGGCTCGGTCCCGCTCGCCTTCGAAGGGCGCTTCACGCGGTTCTCGGATCTGGTGCAGAGCTGGCAGGCGGGGGCCGCCTATTGA
- a CDS encoding TetR/AcrR family transcriptional regulator, whose product MSADPAPRGRLPAAARADRRDAILDAAEALLAEAGYAQTTMAEIARRAGASKGTLNGWFGGREGLLAAVMERNADRAAIRVTKALEAGGPPRTVLTGFAEGLLGLLTGPSSVALNRAAMGTPELAALLLASGRHRIGPLVEGYLARLAGDGVLALDDAGEAFTMLYGLVIRDTQIRVLLGEPQLGPAARKRQAATAVEAFLTLYRSKTTAR is encoded by the coding sequence ATGAGCGCCGATCCCGCCCCCCGCGGCCGCCTGCCCGCCGCCGCCCGCGCCGACCGGCGCGATGCGATCCTCGACGCGGCCGAGGCGCTGCTGGCCGAGGCCGGCTACGCCCAGACCACGATGGCGGAGATCGCGCGGCGGGCCGGCGCCTCGAAGGGCACGCTCAACGGCTGGTTCGGCGGGCGCGAGGGGCTGTTGGCCGCGGTTATGGAGCGCAATGCCGACCGCGCCGCCATTCGTGTGACCAAGGCGCTGGAGGCCGGCGGGCCGCCGCGCACGGTGCTGACGGGCTTCGCGGAAGGCTTGCTGGGACTGCTGACCGGCCCCTCATCCGTTGCACTGAACCGCGCGGCGATGGGCACGCCGGAGCTTGCGGCGCTGCTGCTCGCCTCCGGCCGCCACCGGATCGGGCCGCTGGTGGAGGGCTACCTCGCGCGGCTGGCCGGGGACGGCGTGCTGGCGCTCGACGATGCGGGCGAGGCCTTCACCATGCTCTACGGCCTCGTGATCCGCGACACCCAGATCCGCGTGCTGCTCGGCGAGCCACAGCTCGGGCCTGCTGCGCGCAAACGGCAGGCCGCGACGGCGGTGGAGGCGTTCCTGACGCTCTACAGAAGCAAGACGACCGCGCGCTGA
- a CDS encoding autotransporter outer membrane beta-barrel domain-containing protein → MFAGARQMCRAGLLLAAATGAAVAQDAAQHVSLSVAEVTGPSGIPISATVTLGMERRSSGPALERDEIALPATVQHRAEDGEVLRVAYTIASVEAFGDTGGNWVLTAADCANDTGQDTYTFTFDGDALVITGSEPQVPGAVLPAECALHVQEELPAAPAVILADDGSQLRSVTRIAVRHHRDAMRAEPGMSYINQRLSGRVRGAVRRPSMTSLLRFTPGRDPVCDGRSYGCEERMAPLSFSSSAMTVDIDGMVTDDLMKIEARRAAPFARGAGAAWFDLAARFSEYDYMKTDTTSMTLSTGVDGMIGGDMLVGVMAVFDHAATGGEAEVDGQSSGFLAGPYFASRLPHRAVLEGRVLHGQASGEVMSETSGSGHYDTDRMYAALELTAARISVGPFALMPSGQIDYQDTFTSGYETEGGSEVSASEDERLTGRVALRAEYRHPRHAGTPFLGFDMDFEENQTTSYESATGRMRAGYERRQGAGSFRMEADYGGIGDPQVVSYGGRLSFSMDF, encoded by the coding sequence TTGTTCGCTGGGGCCCGGCAGATGTGCCGGGCCGGTCTTTTGCTGGCAGCGGCGACGGGTGCCGCGGTCGCACAGGACGCGGCGCAGCATGTCTCCCTTTCCGTTGCCGAGGTCACGGGGCCGAGCGGCATCCCGATCTCGGCCACCGTCACGCTGGGCATGGAGCGGCGCTCCTCCGGTCCCGCGCTGGAGCGCGACGAGATCGCCCTGCCCGCCACCGTGCAGCACCGTGCCGAGGACGGGGAGGTGCTGCGCGTCGCCTACACGATCGCCTCGGTCGAGGCCTTCGGCGATACCGGCGGCAACTGGGTCCTGACCGCGGCGGACTGCGCCAACGATACCGGGCAGGACACCTATACCTTCACGTTTGACGGCGACGCGCTGGTGATCACGGGCAGCGAGCCGCAGGTGCCCGGCGCCGTGCTCCCCGCCGAGTGCGCGCTGCATGTGCAGGAGGAGCTTCCGGCCGCCCCCGCCGTGATCCTTGCCGATGATGGCAGCCAGCTCCGCTCCGTCACGCGGATCGCGGTGCGCCATCACCGCGACGCGATGCGCGCCGAGCCGGGTATGAGCTACATCAACCAGCGCCTCTCCGGCCGGGTCCGCGGTGCGGTGCGGCGGCCGAGCATGACGAGCCTGCTGCGCTTCACCCCCGGCCGCGATCCGGTCTGCGACGGCCGCAGCTACGGTTGTGAGGAGCGGATGGCGCCGCTCAGCTTTTCGAGCAGCGCGATGACGGTGGATATCGACGGGATGGTCACCGACGACCTGATGAAGATCGAGGCCCGGCGCGCCGCGCCCTTCGCCCGCGGGGCCGGGGCGGCGTGGTTCGACCTCGCCGCGCGGTTCAGCGAATACGACTACATGAAGACCGACACGACCAGCATGACGCTGAGCACCGGGGTCGACGGCATGATCGGCGGCGACATGCTGGTGGGCGTCATGGCGGTCTTCGACCACGCCGCGACCGGGGGCGAGGCGGAGGTGGACGGGCAGAGCTCCGGCTTTCTCGCCGGGCCCTATTTCGCGAGCCGCCTGCCCCATCGCGCCGTGCTCGAAGGGCGGGTGCTGCATGGCCAGGCCTCCGGCGAGGTGATGTCGGAGACGAGCGGGTCCGGGCATTACGACACCGACCGGATGTATGCGGCGCTCGAACTGACGGCGGCGCGCATCTCCGTCGGGCCGTTCGCGCTGATGCCTTCGGGGCAGATCGACTACCAGGACACCTTCACCAGCGGCTACGAGACCGAGGGCGGCAGCGAGGTCAGCGCCTCGGAGGACGAGCGCCTGACCGGCCGCGTCGCCCTGCGCGCCGAATACCGCCACCCGCGGCATGCGGGCACGCCGTTCCTCGGCTTCGACATGGATTTCGAGGAGAACCAGACGACCTCCTACGAGAGTGCGACGGGCCGGATGCGCGCGGGCTACGAGCGGCGCCAGGGCGCGGGCAGCTTCCGAATGGAGGCCGACTATGGCGGCATCGGCGATCCACAGGTGGTCAGCTACGGCGGGCGGCTCAGCTTCAGCATGGACTTCTGA
- a CDS encoding AAA family ATPase → MGYWLFREVSDLTAALSGEEHMGIRNYLIEGVSGTGKTSVCHELRRRGHRALNGDRDLAYKGDPVTGAPVQAPVDASDVDRVAWVHAHQIWDIRKVRSIVADRSQAMSFLCGGSRNFAQFVDWFDDVFVLEIDRETLERRLDQRPDDEFGGRPEERALILRLHTTREDVPQNAVAIDATAPLEQVVDEILRRCS, encoded by the coding sequence GTGGGCTACTGGCTGTTCCGCGAGGTTTCAGACCTGACCGCAGCGCTTTCCGGCGAGGAGCACATGGGCATCCGCAACTACCTGATCGAAGGCGTCTCGGGCACCGGCAAGACCTCGGTCTGCCACGAACTCCGCCGCCGCGGCCATCGCGCGCTGAACGGAGATCGGGATCTGGCCTACAAAGGCGATCCGGTAACCGGAGCGCCTGTGCAGGCACCCGTAGACGCTTCGGACGTGGATCGCGTCGCCTGGGTTCACGCGCATCAGATCTGGGACATCCGGAAAGTCCGGTCCATCGTCGCCGACCGAAGCCAAGCGATGTCCTTCCTGTGCGGCGGCTCGCGGAACTTCGCGCAGTTCGTCGATTGGTTCGACGACGTCTTCGTGCTGGAGATCGACCGCGAGACGCTGGAGCGCCGCCTCGACCAGCGGCCGGACGACGAGTTCGGAGGACGGCCCGAGGAGCGCGCGCTGATCCTCAGGCTGCACACGACGCGCGAGGATGTTCCGCAGAATGCCGTTGCTATCGACGCAACCGCACCACTTGAGCAGGTCGTTGACGAGATCCTGCGGAGGTGCAGTTAG
- the rplI gene encoding 50S ribosomal protein L9, with product MDVILLERVAKLGQMGEIVSVKPGYARNFLLPQGKALRANDANKAKFEAQKAQLEARNLETKKEAESLAEKLDGQTFVVIRSASDAGSLYGSVTTRDAADAATENGFTVERRQIVLDQPIKELGLHEMEVVLHPEVSATITVNVARSTEEAEIQAQGKSIADIRAEEDAEAEFDIAELFDDVGAAARDDDDLAAPIEDAPAEDDEQPEV from the coding sequence ATGGACGTGATTCTTCTGGAACGTGTCGCGAAGCTCGGCCAGATGGGCGAGATCGTGAGCGTCAAGCCGGGCTACGCCCGCAACTTCCTGCTGCCCCAGGGCAAGGCGCTGCGCGCGAACGACGCCAACAAGGCGAAGTTCGAGGCGCAGAAGGCACAGCTCGAAGCGCGCAACCTCGAAACCAAGAAGGAAGCCGAGAGCCTCGCCGAGAAGCTCGACGGCCAGACCTTCGTGGTGATCCGCTCTGCGTCGGATGCGGGCTCGCTCTACGGCTCCGTCACCACCCGTGACGCGGCCGATGCGGCGACCGAGAACGGCTTCACCGTCGAGCGCCGGCAGATCGTGCTCGACCAGCCGATCAAGGAACTGGGCCTGCACGAGATGGAAGTGGTGCTGCACCCCGAGGTGTCGGCGACCATCACCGTCAACGTCGCCCGTTCGACCGAAGAGGCCGAGATCCAGGCGCAGGGCAAGTCGATCGCCGACATCCGCGCAGAGGAAGACGCCGAGGCCGAGTTCGACATCGCCGAGCTCTTCGACGATGTGGGTGCAGCCGCCCGCGACGACGACGACCTCGCGGCGCCCATCGAGGACGCCCCGGCCGAGGACGACGAGCAGCCCGAGGTCTGA
- the rpsR gene encoding 30S ribosomal protein S18, whose product MARKPFFRRRKSCPFSGENAPKIDYKDVKLLQRYISERGKIVPSRITAVSAKKQRELAKAIKRARFLALLPYAVK is encoded by the coding sequence ATGGCACGCAAACCGTTTTTCCGCCGACGCAAGTCCTGCCCGTTCTCGGGCGAGAACGCGCCGAAGATCGACTACAAGGACGTCAAACTGCTCCAGCGCTACATCTCCGAGCGCGGCAAGATCGTCCCGTCCCGCATCACCGCAGTGTCCGCGAAGAAGCAGCGCGAGCTGGCCAAGGCCATCAAGCGCGCCCGCTTCCTCGCGCTGCTGCCCTACGCCGTGAAGTGA
- the rpsF gene encoding 30S ribosomal protein S6, translated as MALYEHTFIARQDLSTAQAEGLIEHFQQVLTDNGGSVSDTEYWGLKTMAYKINKNRKGHYAYMRSDAPSAAVQEMERLMRLHDDVMRVLTVRVDEHEEGPSAVIQAKNARDERGPRRDRGPRRD; from the coding sequence ATGGCTCTCTACGAGCATACCTTCATCGCGCGGCAGGACCTGTCCACCGCCCAGGCCGAGGGCCTGATCGAGCACTTCCAGCAGGTGCTCACCGACAATGGCGGCTCCGTCTCGGACACCGAGTACTGGGGTCTGAAGACCATGGCCTACAAGATCAACAAGAACCGCAAGGGGCACTACGCCTACATGCGGTCCGACGCCCCCTCCGCCGCCGTGCAGGAGATGGAGCGCCTGATGCGGCTCCATGACGACGTGATGCGCGTCCTCACCGTCCGCGTGGACGAGCACGAGGAAGGCCCGTCGGCCGTCATCCAGGCGAAGAATGCCCGCGACGAGCGTGGCCCCCGCCGCGACCGCGGCCCGCGCCGCGACTGA